A region of Candidatus Hydrogenedentota bacterium DNA encodes the following proteins:
- a CDS encoding glycerol-3-phosphate dehydrogenase/oxidase, with amino-acid sequence MKREDMIALLEEHGSKPWDMIIIGGGATGLGTAIDAASRGYKTVLIERSDFAKGTSSRSTKLIHGGVRYLRQGNISLVMEALKERGIMRRNAPHLVHDLPFVVPTYDWWEGPFYGIGMRVYDMLAGKYGFGDSRNLSREDTIKRLPTIETEGLRGGVVYHDGQFDDARLAINMAKTAAEQGAVMLNYVNAAGLILKDGYVTGVEAEDRETGKHYTLNAKVVINATGPFCDAVRQMENADLPPMVKPSQGVHLVLPGEFLPGHSAIAVPHTDDGRVFFAVPWHGHVIIGTTDTPIDSLPEEPVAQEEEIVFIMKHAARYLRKDPSRADVRSVFTGIRPLVGNGGEENTAALSRDHSLTISKGGLVTITGGKWTTYRRMAEDTVDQAAELAGLEERPCATKGLNIHGWHQNTEELGPLGLYGSDAPKIHALIREDGTWGAPIHPALNISGAEIAWGAREEMARTVEDALSRRTRCLLLNARASIEAAPKVARILARVLGRDEAWEQSQVKEFSALAEGYVLK; translated from the coding sequence ATGAAACGTGAAGACATGATCGCCCTGCTCGAAGAGCACGGCAGCAAACCCTGGGACATGATCATCATCGGCGGCGGCGCCACGGGCCTCGGCACGGCCATCGATGCCGCGTCGCGCGGCTACAAGACGGTGCTCATCGAACGCTCCGACTTTGCCAAGGGCACCTCCAGCCGCAGCACCAAGCTAATCCACGGCGGAGTGCGCTACCTGCGCCAGGGCAATATTTCCCTCGTCATGGAGGCCCTGAAAGAGCGCGGCATCATGCGCCGCAACGCGCCACACCTCGTCCACGACCTGCCCTTTGTCGTGCCCACCTACGACTGGTGGGAAGGTCCCTTCTACGGTATCGGTATGCGTGTCTACGACATGCTCGCGGGCAAATATGGCTTTGGCGATTCGCGCAACCTCTCCCGCGAGGATACCATCAAGCGCCTGCCCACCATCGAGACGGAAGGGCTCCGCGGTGGCGTGGTCTACCACGACGGCCAGTTCGACGACGCGCGCCTGGCCATCAACATGGCGAAGACCGCCGCCGAGCAGGGCGCGGTGATGCTGAACTATGTCAACGCCGCAGGGCTGATCCTGAAAGACGGTTACGTGACGGGCGTGGAGGCGGAAGACCGCGAGACCGGCAAGCACTACACGCTCAACGCCAAGGTGGTGATCAATGCCACCGGCCCCTTCTGCGATGCCGTGCGCCAGATGGAGAATGCCGATCTGCCGCCCATGGTGAAGCCCAGCCAGGGCGTGCACCTCGTCCTGCCCGGTGAATTCCTGCCGGGGCACAGCGCCATCGCCGTGCCGCACACCGACGACGGCCGCGTATTCTTCGCCGTGCCCTGGCACGGCCACGTGATTATCGGCACCACCGACACGCCCATCGACAGCCTCCCCGAGGAACCAGTGGCGCAGGAAGAGGAGATCGTCTTCATCATGAAGCACGCCGCGCGCTACCTCCGCAAGGATCCCAGCCGCGCCGATGTGCGCAGCGTCTTCACCGGCATCCGCCCCCTCGTGGGCAATGGGGGAGAAGAGAATACCGCCGCCCTCTCCCGCGATCACAGCCTCACCATTTCCAAAGGCGGCCTCGTCACCATCACCGGCGGCAAATGGACCACCTACCGACGTATGGCGGAAGATACCGTCGATCAGGCGGCGGAACTCGCTGGCCTCGAAGAGCGCCCCTGCGCCACGAAAGGACTCAACATCCACGGCTGGCACCAGAACACCGAAGAACTCGGACCCCTCGGCCTCTACGGCAGCGACGCGCCAAAAATACACGCGTTGATTCGAGAAGATGGTACCTGGGGAGCCCCCATCCACCCCGCGCTGAATATCTCCGGCGCGGAAATCGCCTGGGGCGCCCGCGAAGAAATGGCCCGCACGGTGGAGGACGCTCTGTCCCGCCGCACGCGTTGTCTCCTGCTCAACGCCCGCGCCAGCATCGAAGCCGCGCCGAAGGTGGCAAGGATACTTGCCCGAGTGCTTGGTAGAGACGAAGCCTGGGAGCAGTCGCAGGTGAAGGAATTCTCGGCGCTGGCCGAGGGGTATGTGTTGAAGTAA